From the genome of archaeon BMS3Bbin15, one region includes:
- a CDS encoding nucleotidyltransferase domain protein: MKSRNEIFEILRKELPYLKKKFHVKTIGLFGSYAREEQAEKSDVDLLVDFKKPVDFFILIDLEDYLSNKLGVKVEVVTPGGIKERMKPYIMRDVVYV, translated from the coding sequence ATGAAGAGCAGAAATGAAATCTTTGAAATTTTGAGAAAGGAACTCCCTTATCTGAAGAAGAAATTCCATGTCAAAACAATAGGGCTCTTTGGCTCCTATGCCAGGGAGGAGCAGGCAGAAAAAAGCGATGTTGACCTTCTGGTGGATTTTAAAAAACCAGTAGATTTCTTTATACTTATTGACCTTGAGGATTATCTATCCAATAAGCTGGGGGTAAAAGTTGAGGTCGTAACTCCAGGGGGTATAAAAGAAAGAATGAAACCATACATCATGAGGGATGTTGTCTATGTCTGA
- the hsdS gene encoding type-1 restriction enzyme EcoKI specificity protein, producing the protein MTKLKQTFIVELPEEWEFLKIIDLFEVKTGTTPPTKQKEFWENGDVNWITPADLNKVNGKIYIKKSHRKITDKALRDTNLNLLPKGSIILSTRAPVGYVNVLSKPSTFNQGCKGLLSRDIRTVNTEFYYYYLLTQKTYLENLSSGSTFKELSKDRLKNFHIPLPPFPEQKKIAEILSTVDDAIQKVGDAIAKTERLKKGLMQELLTNGIGHEKFKDSKVGRIPEEWEATNLGEVSTDFISGGTPSTKNPKYWNGNIPWMTSAHINGRTIATGMKNITEEGLNNSASNVVPKNSILLATRVGIGKVAINLVDIAISQDLTGIVPNTKKIDHEFVCWFITSNPNKLKARAQGSTIKGLLRTGIEKLDIPLPPLPEQKKIAEILSTVDKKLDLEKQRKEKLERIKRGLMNDLLTGRKRVKGTSRLII; encoded by the coding sequence ATGACAAAACTTAAACAAACTTTTATTGTAGAGCTCCCGGAAGAGTGGGAGTTTTTAAAAATAATAGACTTGTTTGAAGTCAAAACAGGAACTACGCCCCCAACAAAACAGAAAGAGTTTTGGGAAAATGGGGATGTTAATTGGATTACTCCAGCAGATTTGAATAAAGTTAATGGGAAAATCTACATTAAAAAAAGTCATAGAAAAATAACTGATAAAGCACTAAGAGATACAAACTTAAATTTATTGCCCAAAGGTTCAATTATACTTTCAACGAGGGCCCCGGTTGGATATGTTAATGTTCTCTCTAAACCTTCAACTTTTAACCAGGGATGTAAAGGTCTTCTTTCGAGAGATATTAGAACGGTTAACACAGAATTTTACTATTACTATCTATTGACCCAAAAAACATATCTTGAAAATCTAAGTTCTGGAAGCACTTTTAAAGAATTGTCAAAGGACCGACTTAAGAATTTTCATATCCCACTTCCTCCATTCCCCGAACAGAAAAAAATTGCCGAAATCCTTTCCACTGTAGACGATGCAATCCAGAAGGTCGGCGATGCCATCGCCAAGACTGAGCGCCTTAAAAAAGGGCTGATGCAGGAGCTTCTGACTAATGGTATAGGGCATGAGAAGTTTAAGGATTCAAAGGTGGGAAGGATTCCTGAAGAATGGGAAGCGACCAATCTTGGTGAAGTGTCAACAGATTTTATCAGTGGAGGAACACCTTCTACTAAAAATCCAAAATACTGGAATGGTAATATTCCGTGGATGACAAGTGCACATATTAATGGAAGAACGATAGCTACCGGAATGAAAAATATAACGGAAGAAGGTCTTAATAACAGTGCCTCAAACGTTGTTCCAAAAAATAGTATTTTGTTGGCTACGAGAGTAGGGATAGGAAAAGTAGCAATTAACCTCGTTGATATTGCCATCAGTCAAGACCTTACTGGAATAGTTCCTAACACCAAAAAGATTGATCATGAGTTTGTTTGTTGGTTTATTACTAGCAATCCCAATAAATTGAAAGCTCGTGCACAAGGGAGTACCATAAAAGGACTCCTACGAACGGGAATTGAAAAATTAGATATCCCCCTCCCCCCACTCCCCGAACAGAAAAAAATTGCCGAAATTTTAAGCACTGTCGATAAAAAACTAGACCTCGAAAAACAGAGGAAGGAGAAGCTGGAGAGAATCAAAAGAGGGCTGATGAATGATTTGCTCACAGGAAGGAAAAGGGTGAAGGGAACGAGTCGATTAATAATTTAG